One window of Chryseobacterium indologenes genomic DNA carries:
- the zwf gene encoding glucose-6-phosphate dehydrogenase, with the protein MNQNRILQPTTIVIFGATGDLAKRKLFPAFYNLYIDGRMPKGFNIVALGRAENTDELFRNYIKENLESFSRKKITSEDWAGFQAHITYFQHQLDEESSYQNLQQKLQDFDAVYGMRANRLFYLSIGPNFISTISNHIKTTALAADPKKDRIIIEKPFGHNKQSAIELNSLLAKTFEEEQIYRIDHYLGKETVQNILAFRFGNSIFEPLWDHKYIESVQITVAEEVGVETRGAFYEQTGALRDMIQNHLLQILCMVAMEPPASLQSGEIRDRKVDVLKSIRRISPDQVDHYAVRGQYGKATINGVEVKGYRQEDGIAGDSNTETFAAIKFYLDNERWQDVPFYVRTGKKMKEKHSYITIQFKPLPHSTFSDSPHLLSANRLIINIQPMMDIRLQFMTKKPGLTLDLKPAEMIFDNFACQEDTPEAYETLLQDALLGDLTLFMRSDQVEEAWDVVTTIQEAWENNKDLSFPNYKAGSWGPEDVNALVERQGHNWV; encoded by the coding sequence ATGAATCAAAATAGAATCTTGCAGCCAACAACTATCGTTATTTTTGGTGCTACAGGAGATCTGGCAAAAAGAAAACTTTTTCCGGCATTTTATAACTTATACATCGACGGCAGAATGCCCAAAGGCTTCAATATTGTGGCATTGGGAAGAGCCGAAAATACAGATGAACTCTTTAGAAATTATATCAAAGAAAACCTGGAGAGTTTCTCCAGAAAAAAGATAACTTCCGAAGACTGGGCTGGTTTTCAGGCTCATATTACTTATTTCCAGCATCAATTGGATGAAGAAAGTTCTTATCAGAATTTGCAGCAGAAATTGCAGGATTTCGATGCTGTTTACGGAATGAGGGCCAACAGGTTATTTTATCTGTCAATAGGGCCTAATTTCATTTCTACCATTTCCAATCATATCAAAACGACAGCATTAGCTGCCGATCCGAAAAAAGACCGTATTATTATTGAAAAGCCTTTTGGTCATAATAAACAGTCGGCGATTGAGCTGAACAGTCTTCTGGCAAAAACATTTGAAGAAGAACAGATCTATCGTATTGATCATTATCTTGGAAAGGAAACGGTACAGAATATACTGGCATTCAGATTTGGAAATTCAATTTTTGAACCTTTATGGGATCACAAATATATAGAATCAGTACAGATTACCGTAGCAGAAGAAGTAGGAGTGGAGACAAGAGGTGCTTTTTATGAACAGACAGGAGCATTGAGGGATATGATTCAGAATCACCTGCTGCAGATCCTGTGTATGGTCGCTATGGAACCGCCGGCTTCATTGCAGTCTGGTGAGATCAGGGATCGTAAAGTAGATGTACTGAAATCAATCCGTAGAATATCACCCGATCAGGTTGATCATTATGCGGTAAGAGGCCAGTATGGAAAAGCAACAATAAACGGTGTTGAAGTAAAAGGATACCGCCAGGAGGACGGCATTGCGGGGGATTCCAATACAGAGACCTTTGCTGCAATAAAATTCTATCTTGATAATGAAAGATGGCAGGATGTACCTTTCTATGTTCGTACCGGAAAGAAAATGAAAGAAAAGCATTCTTATATTACTATTCAGTTTAAACCGCTTCCTCATTCCACATTCTCAGACAGTCCGCACCTTTTGTCTGCTAACAGGTTGATTATTAATATTCAGCCGATGATGGATATCAGATTGCAGTTTATGACGAAAAAGCCGGGACTGACCTTGGATTTGAAGCCTGCAGAAATGATTTTTGATAATTTTGCCTGCCAGGAAGATACCCCGGAAGCCTATGAAACGCTATTACAGGATGCTCTTTTAGGAGATCTTACTTTATTTATGCGTTCTGATCAGGTGGAAGAAGCATGGGATGTTGTTACAACAATACAGGAAGCCTGGGAAAATAATAAAGATTTATCATTCCCTAATTATAAAGCAGGAAGCTGGGGGCCCGAAGACGTTAATGCTTTGGTGGAAAGACAAGGACACAACTGGGTATAA
- the gndA gene encoding NADP-dependent phosphogluconate dehydrogenase has product MERYSYGIVGLGVMGRNLLYNIADNGFSIAGFDLDQEKVKELENGATSEMKVKGTGSLEDFVSALEVPRKIILMVPAGKPVDAVLENITPLLNEGDIVIDAGNSYFEDTNRRVADLASKKLHFMGMGVSGGEKGARRGPSIMPGGDLEAFKLLKPMLEAIAAKVDNEACTAYMGKGSAGNYVKMVHNGIEYAIMQLISEAYDLLKRGAGLNNEQLYEVFRDWNNGEMNSFLIEITRDIFTQKDSFTENYLVDQILDKAGAKGTGKWTSEQAMEIGVSIPTIDIAVTSRILSAYKDERVQASKIYAEKEITKPENTELFIKEVGDALFLSTLISYAQGLSLLVKASTEYGFEIPLKDVVKIWRGGCIIRSVLLEKFYSAYTQNPDLSNILLDHDISELVKSKIKSLRKTAGYAAANGISSLGIQTALGYFDAYTTESLPVNLIQAQRDYFGAHTYQRTDREGVFHTSWQTANN; this is encoded by the coding sequence ATGGAAAGATATAGTTATGGGATAGTTGGCCTTGGAGTGATGGGGCGGAATCTTCTTTACAATATTGCTGACAACGGATTTTCAATCGCAGGATTTGATCTTGATCAGGAGAAAGTAAAAGAATTAGAGAACGGTGCCACTTCAGAAATGAAAGTAAAAGGTACAGGCTCTTTAGAAGATTTTGTATCTGCCTTAGAAGTTCCAAGAAAAATTATTCTTATGGTTCCTGCAGGAAAACCTGTAGATGCAGTGCTGGAAAACATTACCCCGCTTCTGAATGAAGGTGATATCGTAATTGATGCAGGGAATTCTTATTTTGAAGATACCAACAGGCGTGTTGCTGATCTGGCATCAAAAAAACTGCATTTTATGGGAATGGGAGTTTCAGGAGGAGAAAAAGGAGCCAGAAGAGGTCCCAGTATAATGCCTGGAGGTGATCTGGAAGCTTTCAAACTTCTTAAGCCTATGCTTGAAGCTATTGCTGCAAAAGTAGACAACGAAGCATGTACAGCGTATATGGGGAAAGGATCTGCCGGAAACTATGTGAAAATGGTGCACAACGGTATTGAATATGCCATTATGCAGCTTATCAGTGAAGCTTATGATCTGCTTAAAAGAGGAGCCGGTCTGAATAACGAACAGCTCTATGAAGTTTTCAGAGACTGGAATAACGGAGAAATGAATTCATTCCTTATTGAAATTACCAGAGATATTTTTACCCAAAAGGATTCATTCACGGAAAATTATCTTGTTGATCAGATTTTAGATAAAGCAGGAGCGAAAGGAACCGGAAAATGGACTTCTGAGCAGGCTATGGAAATCGGTGTTTCTATTCCTACCATTGATATTGCGGTAACGTCAAGAATTTTATCCGCCTATAAGGATGAGAGAGTTCAGGCTTCTAAAATATATGCTGAAAAAGAAATCACAAAGCCGGAAAATACAGAATTGTTTATCAAGGAAGTGGGTGATGCTCTTTTTCTTTCAACATTAATCAGCTATGCACAAGGTTTGTCTTTACTGGTAAAAGCGTCCACGGAATACGGTTTTGAAATTCCACTGAAAGATGTTGTGAAAATCTGGAGAGGAGGATGTATCATTCGTTCCGTATTACTGGAAAAATTCTATTCTGCCTATACTCAAAATCCTGATCTTTCTAATATTCTACTTGATCACGATATTTCTGAATTGGTAAAATCAAAAATAAAATCTTTAAGAAAAACTGCCGGATATGCTGCTGCAAACGGTATTTCAAGTTTGGGTATCCAAACCGCTTTAGGATATTTTGATGCTTACACTACAGAATCTCTTCCTGTGAATCTGATCCAGGCTCAGCGTGATTATTTCGGAGCTCATACCTATCAGCGTACTGACAGGGAAGGAGTATTCCATACTTCTTGGCAAACAGCAAACAATTAA
- a CDS encoding response regulator transcription factor, with the protein MNMFAKVINRKIVFHPYYYVKNMSDKINLLYPRNTSGATIFEKESTNEYFNVLKAVLGTSVGSVYIEDFNTRKLVFISENPLLFSGFRAAEIEKMGYNFFWKYAKKEDLEILRRVRTTGLKFFECLSPEEKKVHTMTYDFHLKNENSIDVLVNQRITPIELNNNGEISKIACVVSYSLNRTAGNIRIISNTSETYWKYNLFTGKWTEECKITLKTREIEIIRLYLQGLKIEEIAEQLYVSPSTIKFHRSKLFERIGVKNIIEAISYVITNNLI; encoded by the coding sequence ATGAATATGTTTGCAAAAGTAATCAATAGAAAAATAGTTTTTCACCCTTATTATTATGTCAAGAATATGAGTGATAAAATAAATTTATTGTATCCCAGGAACACGTCTGGTGCAACAATTTTTGAAAAAGAGAGTACAAACGAATATTTTAATGTGCTCAAAGCAGTATTGGGAACCAGTGTGGGCTCTGTTTATATTGAAGATTTTAATACCAGAAAACTAGTATTTATTTCAGAGAATCCTCTTCTTTTCTCGGGCTTTCGGGCTGCTGAGATTGAAAAAATGGGTTATAATTTTTTTTGGAAATATGCCAAGAAAGAAGATCTTGAAATACTACGGAGAGTGAGAACTACTGGCCTTAAATTCTTTGAATGCCTTTCACCTGAAGAGAAAAAGGTACACACCATGACTTATGATTTTCATCTTAAAAATGAAAATAGCATAGATGTGCTTGTCAATCAAAGAATTACACCTATAGAACTTAATAATAATGGAGAAATTTCTAAAATAGCCTGTGTAGTATCCTATTCCCTTAATCGGACTGCAGGAAATATCCGGATCATATCCAATACCTCAGAAACGTATTGGAAATATAATCTCTTTACAGGAAAATGGACGGAAGAATGTAAAATCACCTTAAAAACAAGGGAAATTGAAATTATAAGACTTTATCTTCAGGGATTAAAAATAGAAGAAATTGCAGAACAATTGTATGTGTCACCCAGCACCATAAAATTTCACAGAAGTAAATTATTTGAAAGAATTGGCGTGAAGAATATTATCGAAGCAATATCCTACGTAATAACGAATAATTTAATTTAA
- a CDS encoding T9SS type B sorting domain-containing protein, whose product MKRFIFSLLFLILGIFISAQRDTDHWIAPYYASVNYTQALYLSTDSITPFVVTINSNNVPIGNVTISKGAPQTFVVPVGNIAANVKSDAFTTINKGLYVQGTKPFYCSLRMVSNTTHAEIITSKGKAGIGKEFYVAGTPTTASSTIYNFTAGILATENNTVITTTWNGNVTFFGGIPATHSQTITLNKGQSFIFAGGPGVGGQNLSAFIGAKIVSDKPITLTNGNVNGNFGSNTSMGSDAILDQSVPTERLGSTFAMVRTRSTNADLEGGIIIGTENNTQIFINGSNTPIATINSGEFYRVSGSNYVQQGTSGHFNMFITTSKNVYLYQLVSVNNSSATCGFNYIPPLNCFLPRKIEEIGKINEMPTGPGVTSTVPTGAIVKLNILTETGANVTVNGNTPTAAEGPFALTGNSSWVTYAIPSITGNITVVSDKAVTAGINGGYSTSGYGGYFAGFSSIPLISKKTGDCIPGIVLEVNDSYDTYQWFLNGNPINGANTNTYTPLISGNYTVKIAVSTCPPATTPVYKVYTCLVESTKAITVCEGQQAIVPEFTNSTQTYVPSTVTIITPPANGTATIDAAGVINYVPNFGYLGTDTIVYKFCGNDPDFTDCEQITVTLKVSESPIVKDAALRSCFQPSNPVLGVFNLTTAGVNVQPGTIKHYYPSPTDAHNGTNEILNPANYIAPNGVVYIKVSNTDGCYKIAEVTLTVIPPTYSEVLKDKIICMENTTTLDAGPGYTSYEWSTGATTQSIKNVGVGTYWVDLKTRECTTRQTVKIYASENPVISDININNNTVTLNVIAGTAPYQYSMDNINWQDENIFTNISRGSHTFYVRDSYKCVPLQVEITVPNLINIITPNGDGINDVLDYSALANKNNFTFSIYDRYGSKLHVGSKLNGFKWDGAMDGKKVPTGTYWFDMGWNENNTKQTPIKYTGWVVVKNRN is encoded by the coding sequence ATGAAAAGATTTATATTTAGTTTATTGTTCCTGATATTGGGTATCTTTATCTCTGCTCAAAGAGATACAGACCACTGGATTGCACCTTATTACGCCTCTGTAAATTATACCCAGGCATTATATCTTTCTACCGATTCTATAACTCCTTTTGTTGTTACAATTAACAGTAATAACGTCCCGATTGGTAATGTAACCATCAGCAAAGGAGCTCCTCAGACTTTTGTTGTACCCGTTGGCAATATAGCCGCAAATGTTAAATCAGATGCTTTTACTACTATCAACAAAGGTTTATATGTACAAGGAACAAAGCCATTCTATTGTTCATTAAGAATGGTAAGCAATACCACACACGCTGAAATTATAACAAGTAAAGGAAAAGCCGGGATTGGCAAAGAATTTTATGTAGCCGGAACTCCTACTACCGCATCATCAACCATATATAACTTCACTGCCGGTATATTGGCAACAGAAAACAATACAGTTATCACTACTACTTGGAACGGAAATGTAACATTTTTTGGAGGAATACCGGCAACCCACTCACAAACAATTACTCTTAACAAAGGACAATCTTTTATTTTTGCAGGAGGTCCGGGAGTGGGAGGTCAAAACCTATCGGCTTTTATTGGAGCTAAAATTGTTTCTGATAAACCAATTACCCTTACCAATGGAAATGTCAATGGAAATTTTGGAAGTAACACCAGTATGGGGTCAGATGCGATTCTTGATCAATCGGTACCTACAGAAAGACTCGGAAGTACTTTTGCTATGGTAAGAACCAGATCTACCAATGCCGATTTGGAAGGAGGTATCATTATAGGCACAGAAAACAACACCCAAATATTTATCAATGGTTCCAACACTCCTATTGCAACCATCAACAGTGGGGAATTTTATAGAGTTTCAGGAAGCAACTATGTTCAGCAGGGAACTTCCGGACACTTTAATATGTTTATTACAACTTCAAAAAATGTATATTTATATCAGTTGGTTTCTGTAAATAACAGCAGTGCAACCTGTGGTTTCAACTACATCCCGCCATTAAACTGCTTTCTGCCCCGAAAAATTGAAGAAATCGGGAAGATCAATGAAATGCCAACGGGACCGGGAGTAACAAGCACTGTCCCAACCGGAGCAATTGTAAAACTGAATATTTTAACGGAAACCGGAGCTAATGTAACTGTAAACGGAAATACACCTACAGCTGCAGAAGGACCTTTTGCATTGACAGGAAATAGCAGTTGGGTGACCTATGCCATCCCATCTATCACCGGAAATATAACAGTGGTTTCTGATAAAGCTGTAACAGCAGGTATTAATGGTGGTTACAGCACATCCGGATACGGAGGTTATTTTGCCGGTTTCTCTTCTATCCCTCTAATTTCAAAAAAAACAGGGGATTGTATTCCGGGTATTGTACTGGAAGTCAATGATAGCTACGACACCTACCAATGGTTCCTGAACGGAAACCCTATTAACGGAGCCAATACCAATACTTATACTCCGTTGATTTCTGGGAATTATACAGTGAAAATTGCAGTAAGCACTTGCCCTCCGGCAACTACCCCGGTTTATAAAGTATATACATGTCTTGTGGAATCTACAAAAGCGATTACTGTTTGTGAAGGACAACAGGCTATCGTACCAGAATTTACCAATTCTACCCAAACTTATGTTCCAAGTACGGTGACTATCATTACTCCTCCGGCAAACGGTACAGCTACCATTGATGCCGCAGGAGTGATTAATTATGTTCCCAATTTCGGCTATCTGGGTACCGATACTATAGTTTATAAGTTTTGTGGAAACGATCCGGATTTTACTGATTGTGAGCAAATAACTGTAACATTAAAAGTTTCTGAAAGCCCAATCGTCAAAGATGCAGCTTTAAGGTCATGCTTCCAACCGTCTAATCCTGTGCTTGGAGTATTTAATTTAACAACAGCAGGAGTTAATGTACAACCAGGAACGATTAAGCATTATTATCCGTCTCCTACCGATGCGCATAATGGGACAAATGAAATTCTGAATCCAGCCAATTACATTGCTCCTAACGGTGTGGTTTACATCAAGGTAAGTAATACCGACGGATGTTACAAAATTGCAGAAGTAACCCTTACTGTTATTCCTCCTACCTACTCAGAAGTATTAAAGGATAAAATTATCTGTATGGAAAATACGACAACATTAGATGCGGGACCAGGCTACACTTCTTACGAATGGAGTACGGGAGCAACAACACAGTCTATCAAGAATGTAGGGGTTGGAACCTATTGGGTAGATCTTAAAACCAGAGAATGTACCACCAGACAAACAGTAAAGATATACGCTTCTGAAAATCCTGTTATTTCAGATATTAACATCAACAATAATACGGTTACTTTAAACGTAATTGCAGGAACAGCACCTTATCAGTATTCTATGGACAATATCAACTGGCAGGATGAAAATATATTTACCAATATATCTCGTGGAAGCCATACTTTCTATGTAAGGGATTCATACAAATGTGTTCCTCTGCAGGTAGAGATTACGGTTCCTAATCTAATCAATATTATCACTCCTAACGGTGACGGAATTAATGACGTCCTTGATTATTCTGCTCTGGCAAATAAAAATAATTTCACATTCAGCATCTATGACAGATATGGAAGTAAGCTTCATGTAGGAAGTAAATTAAACGGATTTAAATGGGACGGAGCTATGGATGGTAAAAAAGTACCTACCGGAACTTACTGGTTTGATATGGGCTGGAATGAGAACAACACAAAACAAACTCCAATAAAATACACGGGATGGGTTGTAGTAAAAAACAGGAATTAG
- a CDS encoding helix-turn-helix transcriptional regulator, with the protein MMKKLTVLFFLISSFFYSQHTEEELKNVLFDIDFSIAGPKEIEKIDSLIKVCKKDSYNDCVALGYLKIANIYDKMNDTKKSFYYINQVEKENLINSDTDFEVIFYLHMQKSFLYQKLGERVAAYKQLDEIYDKAMKTDNAYFIYLINRQYADKYRETDKELSLKYSKIAYTFSKIYRENKGNRYRIDKNRLCNSYKTSAYLGGIYTDLNKLDSARIYIEEAIRNEKKVDDIGLKYVTSLFAGRYFREVKNVEQAQHYLWISKNIAKNYFKSENYQIAVGDELNALYKSIGQKDSIGYYSNWLVEIEAVNREQNQTLNDNVDKQNELENTNIKNETKGLFFILSISIAACILFILLFLYYYRKHKSKNLDKIDVPHQLPVQESIFKEVIQLAKENNPEFMTRFHEYCPRFSEELLKVSPLKISEIRFCAYIYLNFSTKEIADYTFISVRTVQTKKYNIRKKLNIPGDMDIYVWFSRLLK; encoded by the coding sequence ATGATGAAAAAACTAACTGTTTTATTCTTTTTAATTTCTTCCTTTTTCTATTCACAACATACAGAAGAAGAATTGAAGAATGTTCTGTTTGATATAGACTTCTCGATTGCCGGACCCAAAGAAATAGAAAAGATTGACAGTCTTATTAAGGTTTGCAAAAAAGACTCATACAATGATTGTGTCGCATTAGGGTATCTTAAGATTGCCAATATCTATGATAAAATGAATGATACAAAGAAGTCTTTTTATTATATCAATCAAGTAGAAAAAGAAAATCTCATCAATTCAGATACTGACTTTGAAGTTATCTTTTATCTTCATATGCAAAAATCTTTTCTATACCAGAAATTAGGTGAAAGGGTTGCTGCTTATAAGCAATTGGATGAAATCTATGATAAAGCAATGAAGACGGACAATGCTTATTTCATTTATCTGATCAACAGGCAGTATGCCGATAAATATCGTGAGACCGATAAGGAACTCTCATTGAAGTATAGCAAAATTGCTTATACATTTTCAAAAATCTACAGAGAAAATAAAGGTAACCGCTACCGGATAGATAAAAACAGGTTATGTAATAGTTACAAGACCTCTGCGTATCTGGGAGGAATATATACTGACCTTAATAAATTGGATTCTGCCAGGATCTATATTGAAGAAGCCATTCGGAATGAAAAAAAAGTAGATGATATTGGTTTGAAATATGTTACTTCTCTGTTTGCGGGGAGATATTTTAGAGAGGTTAAGAATGTTGAACAGGCACAACACTATTTATGGATTTCCAAAAATATCGCGAAAAATTATTTTAAAAGTGAGAATTATCAAATTGCAGTGGGAGATGAGCTTAATGCTTTATATAAGAGTATTGGTCAGAAAGATAGTATTGGCTACTATTCTAACTGGCTGGTGGAAATAGAGGCCGTAAACCGGGAACAAAATCAAACGCTGAATGATAATGTAGACAAACAGAATGAACTAGAAAATACTAATATAAAGAACGAAACAAAAGGACTCTTTTTCATCTTATCCATAAGTATTGCGGCATGTATTCTCTTTATCTTGCTTTTTCTGTATTACTATAGAAAACATAAAAGTAAAAACCTGGACAAAATTGATGTACCTCATCAGTTACCGGTACAGGAGAGTATCTTTAAGGAAGTGATACAGCTTGCCAAAGAAAACAATCCTGAGTTTATGACCCGTTTCCATGAATATTGTCCCCGTTTTTCAGAAGAGCTGTTAAAAGTTTCTCCTTTAAAAATATCGGAAATAAGATTCTGTGCTTACATCTATCTGAATTTTTCTACCAAAGAAATTGCAGACTATACATTTATCTCAGTGAGGACTGTACAGACCAAAAAATATAATATCAGGAAAAAACTGAATATTCCCGGTGATATGGATATTTATGTTTGGTTTTCCAGATTATTGAAATAA
- a CDS encoding PKD domain-containing protein yields the protein MIKKLLFLICIGFSVLSFSQSDEVLFIGNSVTYFNDMPEIFKNIAASKGKNLSITTHTPGGTGFVNHVDDPSLYQKIRSKNYKYVIMQPGTAESAGHSYPVAITAERGRKIRDSIRKYSPCSKIFLYEIPYGVPSANEYNTYFTFQQKIKDSITKMSNLMQVEIVPAGESARNYYNSSPDLALHGSYNDIHPGPKGSYLVAASMYSAIFQDHVFPSAFYNGLPQNTAENFQNIADQVFFNNPVQWNSNAFHLHADFTAVINGTTVNFTNQSANQTSVLWNFGDGHTDPSLNPVHQYISPGNYTVTLTVNKNSCSETFTKIISIASLGTMNSNIKPELTFYPNPVTDFCYISSKEKMKDVIICDMAQRKIADWKNRHVHDMKIDFSGYSKGAYVISILYENKQKESIKIMIK from the coding sequence ATGATAAAAAAACTACTCTTTTTAATATGTATCGGATTCTCAGTCTTATCTTTCTCCCAATCCGATGAGGTTCTGTTTATAGGAAACAGTGTTACTTATTTTAATGACATGCCGGAAATTTTTAAAAACATTGCTGCTTCAAAAGGAAAAAATCTTTCCATAACAACGCATACTCCGGGAGGAACCGGTTTTGTGAATCACGTAGATGATCCGTCGCTGTATCAGAAAATAAGATCTAAAAATTATAAGTATGTCATCATGCAGCCCGGAACTGCGGAATCTGCCGGTCATTCCTATCCTGTTGCCATTACAGCTGAGCGTGGACGCAAGATCAGGGATTCTATCCGAAAATATAGTCCGTGTTCTAAAATATTTCTTTATGAAATTCCCTATGGAGTTCCTTCTGCCAATGAATACAACACCTATTTTACTTTTCAGCAAAAAATAAAGGACTCCATTACTAAGATGTCTAATCTAATGCAGGTGGAAATAGTTCCCGCCGGTGAATCTGCAAGGAATTATTACAATTCTTCCCCAGATCTTGCCCTTCACGGATCATACAATGACATTCATCCGGGACCGAAAGGAAGTTATCTTGTGGCAGCTTCTATGTATTCAGCAATTTTCCAGGATCATGTTTTTCCATCCGCTTTTTATAACGGATTACCACAGAACACGGCCGAAAATTTTCAGAATATTGCAGATCAGGTTTTTTTCAATAATCCTGTACAGTGGAACAGCAATGCATTCCATCTTCATGCAGATTTTACCGCAGTAATCAATGGAACAACGGTAAACTTCACCAATCAATCTGCCAATCAGACTTCTGTATTATGGAATTTCGGAGACGGCCATACAGACCCTTCCCTGAACCCTGTTCATCAGTATATTTCTCCGGGAAATTACACGGTTACCCTTACCGTCAATAAAAATTCCTGCTCAGAAACCTTTACGAAAATAATCAGTATTGCTTCTCTCGGAACGATGAATTCTAACATAAAGCCTGAGCTTACATTTTATCCCAATCCTGTTACAGATTTTTGTTATATCAGTAGTAAAGAAAAAATGAAAGACGTTATTATTTGTGATATGGCACAAAGAAAAATCGCCGATTGGAAAAACCGTCATGTTCATGATATGAAAATAGATTTTTCAGGTTACAGTAAAGGAGCTTACGTAATCAGTATTCTTTATGAAAATAAGCAGAAAGAAAGCATTAAGATTATGATTAAATAA
- a CDS encoding alpha/beta hydrolase-fold protein: MKKIIHSEILNEDRTLWINLPSDYTESDRVYPVIYLLDPDLNFAYVSELEKFLSDRYRIPKSIVVGIVNTDRVRDFTPIHSVTFHGKVDNSLSTTGGAKKFLNFLKTEAIPLIKNNFRVAPYYILEGHSLGGLFALYCKKEDPELFQSYIIISPAIYDGNSEILKQFPDALNKNNNNKVSYLQLSIGNEPDGREPVNTLHKQLKKYAPKSLKWDFKTYMNEDHFSVGYQSMYDGLRFIYSKWFINPRDSSAIRSFSDIKTHYDFLSREFGYTIVPDEDFINDSGYQRLNNGDFQHAIEIFTENVKENPKSANAYDSLGEAYMKSGNNRLAIENYEKSVQLNPQNDNAVKILQELKRK; this comes from the coding sequence TTGAAAAAGATTATTCATTCTGAAATACTAAATGAAGACAGGACATTATGGATTAATCTTCCGTCCGATTATACTGAAAGTGATCGGGTATATCCAGTGATTTATCTGTTGGATCCGGACCTGAATTTTGCTTATGTAAGCGAACTGGAAAAGTTTCTTTCTGACCGCTACAGAATTCCTAAATCAATTGTGGTAGGAATTGTAAATACAGATCGGGTAAGAGATTTTACTCCTATACATTCGGTTACATTTCATGGCAAAGTCGACAATAGCCTGAGTACTACCGGAGGCGCAAAAAAATTTCTGAACTTTCTGAAAACGGAAGCTATTCCGTTGATAAAGAATAATTTTCGGGTTGCTCCCTATTATATTCTGGAAGGTCACTCACTGGGAGGTTTGTTTGCGCTTTACTGTAAAAAAGAAGACCCTGAGCTTTTTCAGTCATATATCATTATAAGTCCTGCAATATACGATGGAAATTCAGAAATACTAAAACAGTTTCCTGATGCATTGAATAAAAATAACAATAACAAAGTCAGCTATCTGCAGCTTTCTATAGGCAATGAGCCCGATGGGAGAGAACCTGTAAATACTTTGCATAAGCAGCTAAAAAAATATGCGCCAAAGTCTTTAAAATGGGATTTTAAAACCTACATGAATGAAGATCATTTTTCAGTTGGATACCAAAGTATGTATGACGGGCTTAGGTTTATCTATTCAAAATGGTTTATTAATCCAAGAGATTCCTCTGCAATACGATCATTTTCTGATATTAAAACACATTATGATTTTCTTTCCAGGGAATTTGGATATACTATTGTTCCTGATGAAGATTTTATCAATGATTCAGGATACCAAAGGTTAAATAATGGGGATTTTCAACATGCAATAGAAATTTTCACAGAAAATGTGAAGGAAAATCCCAAGTCTGCTAACGCATATGATAGTTTAGGAGAAGCTTATATGAAAAGCGGTAACAATAGGCTGGCTATTGAAAATTATGAAAAGTCAGTTCAGTTAAATCCACAAAACGATAATGCTGTGAAGATTTTGCAGGAATTGAAAAGGAAATAA